The following proteins come from a genomic window of Melospiza melodia melodia isolate bMelMel2 unplaced genomic scaffold, bMelMel2.pri scaffold_32, whole genome shotgun sequence:
- the LOC134434107 gene encoding olfactory receptor 14I1-like, protein MSNSSSISHFLLLALADTWQLQLLHFCLLLGISLTALLGNGLIISAVACGHHLHTPMFFFLLNLALSDLGSICTTVPKAMHNSLWDTRDISYKGCASQVFFFMFFISADFYLLTVMCYDRYVSICKPLHYGTLLGSRACAHMAAAAWASALLTALIHTANTFSLPLCHGNVLGQFFCEIPQILKLSCSRSNYRELVHIAVSSCLALCCFAFIVFSYVQVFRAVMRIPSEHGRHKAFSTCLPHLAVVSLFLRTAVFAHLKPSSMSFPSLDLALSVLYSVVPPALNPLIYSLRNQELKAAVWRLMTGWFQKQ, encoded by the coding sequence atgtccaacagcagctccatcagccacttcctcctgctggcactggcagacacgtggcagctgcagctcctgcacttctgcctcttgctgggcatctccctgactgccctcctgggcaacggcctcatcatcagcgccgtagcctgcggccaccacctgcacacgcccatgttcttcttcctgctcaacctggccctcagcgacctgggatccatctgcaccactgtccccaaagccatgcacaattccctctgggacaccagggacatctcctacaaaggatgtgcttcccaagtctttttctttatgtttttcatttcagcagatttttaccttctgaccgtcatgtgctatgaccgctacgtgtccatctgcaaacccctgcactatgggaccctcctgggcagcagagcttgtgcccacatggcagcagctgcctgggccagtgcccttctcactgctctcatccacacagccaatacattttctttgcccctgtgccatggcaatgtcctgggccagttcttctgtgaaatcccacagatcctcaagctctcctgctcacgttCAAACTACAGGGAACTTGTGCACATTGCAGTTAGTTCCTGTTTAGCACTTTGCTGTTTtgcgttcattgttttctcctatgtgcaggttTTCAGGGCTGtgatgaggatcccctctgagcatggacggcacaaagccttttccacctgcctccctcacctggccgtggtctctctgttcctcagaactgctgtgtttgctcacctgaagccctcctccatgtccttcccatccctggatctggccctgtcagttctgtactcagtggtgcctccagccctgaaccccctcatctacagcctgaggaaccaggagctcaaggctgcagtgtggagactgatgactggatggttccaGAAACAATAA